The proteins below come from a single Papaver somniferum cultivar HN1 chromosome 11, ASM357369v1, whole genome shotgun sequence genomic window:
- the LOC113320149 gene encoding uncharacterized protein LOC113320149, translated as MEPTKFVGYHTDDRHSSRSYQFSREIREKNPASRTFTLGDKLKIERPSARPYDVLQHDIKHDLGEKSFASKSSRSHRKQSSDKKSIKDDELVKHMSKLPGYLQHEENEENLQKKVLNCGVLDWKRVEKWNYNEKQVPHRSRKYSPSTSSTSSPFSTVGSSTLSTGSDSGPLAHSKKGSSSLSSHPTSSSSEIYSRGGRPCKRNVIPAQDFKARTKKVSVGGHKLHRTNVTNSSMIDLQMGNGKGSGSRPVTEIRTSPSSEDSEILFCTEGKMKDSVDTNTLTTKKFQEFTFPDQSSPGRNKTIVLLLPRNSSRKSWSGASPRSESATLNEGKSTTEVHRRRSSDNFLSDEAQFVEINPVSPHSSPLSSGIKSSNHDEKYLTEHLDMHQQSESTRLSIGRSAEVKNRRLSDSHCGGEAMYGVIKSDNPHPSQLSRGVESCRNTKTSFVSTKGAQDLKPHSGSAEMPSVHSVNKLAEETKLAANSTKIVVVEPTNGPGLKTRESAALKSRYQSPNSGSTAGLGKMSRSFSFKEASALPPLGSDYITAKSGPVGSDYCVESSNKEKTNANGKARSSPLRRLLDPLLRPRSANRVLFQDEPSPTQSTSETSHQRSDSLNSQPVKRNLDFSNCRPTSSDGLHQDDKHQTSMVQALLQVTVRNGLPWFTFAVDKNKDVLAATMKKISVCGKYDCSWIYTFYSFHQVTKKSGGWISQGSKVKNHKYVPNIVGEMKVSGAQCPNSTRHKTKDQCMVREFVLSAVEPRSSEDTLDFFQKNELAAIVVKVPKESIGSSVSDGWQKDKHTELSKMKLSECMPDVKCCSETASTVVLLPSGVHGKPASGLPSPLIDRWKSGGACDCGGWDVGCKLRVLSNQEQPSEASYSSKACDGSDQFDLFIQEGDKGDGPLFSLTTYKKGIYSIDFSAFISSLQAFSICIAFLHSRNLAELSGVGNLFEETTNSVFR; from the exons ATGGAACCTACCAAATTTGTGGGTTACCACACTGATGACAGACACAGTTCAAGGAGTTATCAGTTTTCAAGAGAAATAAGGGAGAAAAACCCAGCTAGTCGAACTTTCACACTTGGGGACAAATTGAAGATAGAAAGACCCAGCGCTCGTCCATATGATGTTCTTCAGCATGATATAAAACATGATCTAGGGGAGAAGTCTTTTGCATCTAAATCCTCGAGGAGTCACCGAAAACAATCGTCAGACAAGAAGTCAATCAAAGACGACGAGCTTGTGAAACACATGTCCAAATTGCCAGGTTATTTGCAGCATGAGGAGAATGAAGAAAACCTCCAAAAGAAGGTTCTGAATTGTGGTGTCCTTGACTGGAAGCGTGTAGAGAAGTGGAACTACAACGAAAAGCAAGTGCCCCACCGAAGTAGAAAGTATTCACCGTCAACTAGTAGTACTTCATCCCCGTTCTCTACAGTTGGGTCATCTACACTCTCTACTGGAAGTGACAGTGGTCCTCTGGCTCATTCAAAGAAAGGATCATCTTCTTTGAGCTCTCATCCGACCTCATCTTCCAGTGAAATCTATTCTCGGGGTGGGAGGCCATGTAAAAGAAATGTAATACCTGCTCAAGATTTTAAAGCTCGCACCAAGAAAGTCTCAGTTGGGGGGCATAAACTCCATAGAACCAATGTCACCAACAGTTCCATGATAGATCTTCAAATGGGTAATGGAAAAGGTTCAGGTTCAAGGCCCGTTACAGAAATCCGTACTTCACCAAGTTCAGAAGATAGTGAGATCTTGTTCTGTACAGAGGGAAAGATGAAGGATTCAGTAGATACAAATACTCTTACAACAAAGAAGTTTCAAGAGTTCACATTTCCTGACCAAAGTTCCCCTGGCAGAAATAAAACAATTGTTCTCCTTTTGCCCAGAAATTCAAGCAGAAAAAGTTGGTCAGGTGCTTCTCCGCGGTCAGAATCAGCAACCTTAAATGAGGGAAAATCTACTACAGAAGTTCATCGAAGGAGATCTTCAGACAATTTTCTTTCGGATGAGGCTCAATTTGTGGAGATCAATCCTGTTAGTCCACACTCAAGCCCACTGTCTTCTGGAATTAAAAGCAGCAACCATGATGAGAAATATCTTACCGAACATTTGGATATGCATCAGCAATCTGAATCTACAAGGTTAAGCATAGGGAGATCAGCAGAAGTTAAAAATAGAAGATTATCCGATAGTCATTGTGGTGGTGAAGCTATGTATGGTGTAATCAAGTCTGACAATCCACACCCAAGCCAACTATCTCGTGGTGTTGAGAGCTGCAGAAATACGAAAACCAGCTTTGTTAGTACTAAAGGTGCTCAAGATCTAAAACCACATTCTGGTTCAGCTGAAATGCCATCTGTTCACTCTGTAAATAAATTGGCAGAAGAGACCAAGTTGGCTGCGAATAGTACCAAGATAGTAGTAGTTGAGCCTACCAACGGACCAGGCCTCAAAACAAGAGAATCAGCTGCTTTAAAAAGTagatatcaatcacctaacagtGGATCTACTGCTGGATTGGGTAAGATGAGCAGAAGTTTCAGTTTCAAGGAGGCTTCAGCGTTGCCACCTCTTGGCTCAGATTATATCACTGCCAAATCTGGTCCAGTAGGATCAGACTATTGTGTGGAAAGTTCAAACAAGGAAAAGACGAATGCTAATGGTAAAGCTAGATCCAGCCCTTTGAGAAGGCTATTAGATCCGTTACTGCGTCCTAGGTCAGCAAACCGTGTGTTGTTTCAAGACGAACCATCACCTACACAAAGTACGTCTGAAACGTCTCATCAAAGATCAGATTCTTTGAACTCACAACCAGTTAAAAGAAACTTGGATTTCTCAAATTGCAGACCGACCAGCTCTGATGGCTTACATCAGGATGACAAGCATCAAACATCAATGGTGCAAGCCCTTTTACAAGTCACTGTCAGGAATGGGCTACCTTGGTTTACATTTGCAGTAGACAAGAACAAGGATGTCCTTGCAGCTACAATGAAGAAAATTAGTGTATGCGGCAAGTATGATTGCAGTTGGATATACACATTCTACTCCTTTCACCAAGTTACGAAAAAGAGTGGAGGGTGGATCAGTCAAGGAAGTAAAGTTAAAAATCATAAATATGTCCCTAACATTGTTGGTGAAATGAAGGTGTCTGGTGCCCAATGCCCGAATTCGACCAGGCATAAAACGAAGGATCAGTGTATGGTGCGAGAGTTTGTATTGTCAGCCGTGGAACCCAGATCTAGTGAGGATACTCTAGatttttttcagaaaaatgaGCTTGCAGCCATTGTTGTCAAGGTCCCAAAAGAGAGCATTGGATCATCAGTTAGTGATGGATGGCAGAAAGATAAACATACAGAACTATCTAAAATGAAGTTATCTGAATGCATGCCAGACGTGAAATGCTGCTCCGAGACAGCAAGTACTGTTGTTTTACTCCCTAGTGGTGTTCATGGGAAACCAGCTAGTGGATTACCTTCACCTCTGATTGATCGTTGGAAATCAGGTGGAGCTTGTGATTGTGGTGGTTGGGATGTTGGTTGCAAACTAAGAGTACTTTCTAACCAGGAACAACCAAGTGAGGCCTCATATTCATCCAAAGCTTGTGATGGTTCCGATCAGTTTGATCTTTTTATTCAG GAAGGAGATAAAGGAGACGGGCCTTTATTCAGTTTGACCACTTACAAGAAGGGAATCTATTCAATAGATTTCAGTGctttcatatcttctctgcaagcATTCTCTATCTGTATAGcattcctacatagtagaaatcTTGCAGAACTTTCTGGAGTAGGTAACCTTTTTGAAGAAACAACAAACTCTGTATTTAGGTAG
- the LOC113324884 gene encoding uncharacterized protein LOC113324884: MSINDVVWDDYIKKHPDVKCWRTKTLAHFDELAIIFGDNRANGRYSRCRNDNTVQDDDDHDNENLDNTQSPDTPQEQNENGYKYKDEDLRTSDTQKRARASTGLNSRPFRKTKKSTGEGMVDAIQVHIRYRNMASSDDEEDLVVVVTTTTTTLIDVYYQYFLEKTICHDSILSGAAHVDEVLNGHDARCQDSFRMEKHVFLRLCDMLKEKELLRHSNGVRVEEKDTSRAFSAFR; this comes from the exons atgtctatcaatgATGTTGTATGGGATGATTATATCAAG AAGCATCCTGATGTCAAATGCTGGAGGACAAAGACCCTTGCTCACTTTGATGAGTTAGCTATTATATTTGGGGATAATAGGGCCAATGGAAGGTATAGCCGTTGTAGGAATGACAATACTGTGCAAGATGATGATGACCATGATAATGAAAATTTAGATAACACGCAATCTCCAGATACCCCTCAAGAACAGAATGAGAATGGATATAAATATAAGGATGAGGACTTGCGTACATCTGACACTCAAAAAAGGGCTCGAGCCTCAACAGGTCTGAATTCACGTCCTTTTAGAAAGACCAAAAAGAGTACAGGAGAAGGAATGGTAGATGCAATTCAG GTACATATAAGATATCGTAATATGGCGAGTTCTGACGATGAAGAAGATTTGGTAGTAGTTGTAACAACAACCACAACAACACTAATTGATGTTTATTACCAATATTTTTTGGAGAAAACAATATGCCATGATTCAATTCTTAGTGGTGCAGCTCATGTAGATGAAGTCTTAAATGGTCATGATGCACGATGTCAGGATAGTTTTCGTATGGAAAAACATGTTTTCTTAAGATTATGTGATATGTTGAAAGAAAAGGAGTTACTTCGTCATAGTAATGGAGTTCGTGTTGAAGAAAAA GATACTTCAAGAGCGTTTTCAGCATTCAGGTGA
- the LOC113324885 gene encoding uncharacterized protein LOC113324885, which produces MPQFITPYRGVRYHLKEFGGNRPKYAKELFNLRHASLRNAIERAIGILKRRFTILQLQPQYPFESQVKIVLACCILHNHIRRECINDLIFDDENLQNLLETDPRMQQDSEYPTLGRNRQREVASELRTSIADAMWNDYQRRRRG; this is translated from the coding sequence ATGCCGCAGTTTATTACTCCATATCGTGGTGTCCGTTATCACTTGAAGGAATTTGGTGGAAATCGTCCAAAATATGCAAAGGAATTATTCAATCTCCGACATGCATCGTTACGGAATGCAATTGAACGTGCTATCGGTATACTTAAAAGACGCTTCACTATTTTGCAACTGCAGCCTCAATATCCATTCGAATCACAAGTGAAAATTGTACTTGCATGTTGCATCCTTCATAACCACATCCGCAGAGAGTGCATTAATGACTTGATTTTCGATGATGAGAACTTACAAAACCTACTAGAAACCGATCCAAGAATGCAACAAGACAGTGAATACCCTACACTTGGGAGAAATAGACAACGAGAAGTAGCTTCAGAACTTCGAACTTCAATCGCAGATGCAATGTGGAATGATTATCAGCGTCGCCGCCGCGGCTAA